ACCGAAACCGCCTTGCGCGACGCCTTCCTGCGGGGACTGGGGCTCGGAGCCGATGAGTTCACGACATCCGATCCGGTCGCCCAGATGGAGAGTTTCGGCCGGGAATACCGGATGATGCTGGAAGGGCTGATGCATCTCCTGCGCAAGCGCACCGAAGAAAAAGGCGAAGCGAGGATCGCCCAGACTGTCGTTGGAGCATCCGAGGTAAACCCTCTTAAATTCCTGCCCACGGTGGACGATGTGATCGCGACCTTCCTGGCTCAGCGGCAGGCCGGTTTTCTTCCTCCTGAGGCCGCCATCGGCAGTTCCATCCGCGATCTCGCACACCACCATGTAAGAACATGGCGCGGTGTCCAGGCAGCGCTCGCCAGGATGATTGACCGCTTCGACCCGGCGACCCTGGAAAGCGAACTGAAATCGCATTCGGCGTTGGATGCCCTGCTTGCGGGTGGCCGGCGGGCAAAGCTCTGGGAGCTTTATGAGAAACGCTATCGCGAGATCGCCAAGAGTGCGTCGACGCGCTTCCTGGGCGAGATCGGCAGCGACTTTCGGGACGGCTATGAAGAGAGGGAGAACGACTGATGCTTAACCGACGCGACTTTCTGATGGTGATCGGCGCGACAGGCGCGCTTTCCGCCTGCATGGGCGGCCCGCCAAAATCGTCGACCGTAACGGTCACGGCGACGGGACAAGCGGGGATGAATGCTGCCGCTGGTGGAGGGGAACGTCCGGTGACTCTCCTTGTTCTTCGGCTGAAGGATGTCGGCAAATTCAACTCTGCCGATATTTTCGCCCTTCAATCCGATCCGGCCGGTGCGCTCGGAGCAGACCTCGTCGGTTCCGAGCAAATGACGGTCGCCCCGGGTGCAAGCGCCTCAAAGACGGTCGCGTTCCCGCCAGAAGCCACATTCCTCGGACTTGTTGCACTGTTCCGGGAACCAGGCGGTCGCACTTGGCGAAGGAGCGTCCCGATCAGGTCGGAATCGACGGTGACGGCGAATGTCGTACTCAGCCGCGGCGGTATGGCGCTCGCGCTCGCCTGAATGGAGGGCGTTCAGCATGACGGATATCAACAAGGTGCTTTGGTCCGAGGGGCTCTTCCTCCGGACGCAGCATTTCCAGCAGCAGGACCGTTACACCGAAGCCTTGGTGCGGGGCGCGCTGCAGGCTGGACGGCTGCAGACCTTCGGTTTCAGGTCCCTCACGCTCGATGCCGCACAGCTGGAAGCCGGGCGGGTGGCGGTAACGTCGGCGCGTGGCATTTTTCCGGACGGCACCCCGTTTGCCATACCCGAAACGATGGACGCCCCCACACCATTGACAATCACGGGGGACATGGGCGCGGGAGCGGTGCAACTCGCCCTGCCCTTGGAGCCACCCGGCGGCGCCAGCTTCGACCCGGCTCACCGCGAACCAACCGGAGCGCGGTTTAGAGGACGGATCGAATGGATACGCGATGCCGTCCACGGGGGCGCTGATCCCGAAGAGATCGAGATCGCCCGGCCGCAAGCCCTCCTCCTTTCTCCGGCGCAGGCGACCGGTGGCTACACGGCAATGCCGGTGACGAACGTTACCGGCCTGCTTTCCGATGGCAGTGTGGCGTTGTCCGAAAATTTCCTGCCGCCGGCGCTCGCAACCGGTGCGGTGCCCTTCTACGGCCAGCTCCTGCAGGAGGTAATCACGGGGCTCGACCGCATAGCCGAAGCGCATGGCAAGATGGTGCTTGGCGGCCCCGGCCGCAGCGTGGAAAATCTGCTGGTGCTCGATCTTGCCAACAGCGCGCGCCCGCGACTGGCCCACATGCTTCCTCAGGAGGTTTTTCATCCGGCCGAGCTCTTTCTGGAGCTCAGTGGACTGGCTGGGCGAATGGCAACCTACGGATCGGGCTCACGGCGGCTGAGCGAACTTCCCACCTATGAGCATATGGCGCCGGGACCGGCCTTTGCCGCACTCGCCGACACATTGCGCTCGCTGATCTTGAGCCTGCGCTATGTTGAGCCGAAGTCGCGGGCGCTGCCGGTTCTGAAGCACGCGACCAATGTCTGGAAGGTCCGCGTCGACAATCCCGAACTGCTAACGGCAAGCCGCATCGTTGTGCGCGTCGGGTGCGACATGTCCGACGAGGCATTGCGCCAGATCTTCGTCAATCAGGTGACGGTCGGTGCTGCAGACGAATTCGAGGCGCTGTGGAAGTCTCGACTGCCCGGCATCCGCCTAAAGCCCCTTCACTCGCAGCCTCGCGAGATCCCCTACGACGGGGACCGTCTCTGCCTTGAGCTCGATCAACGCAGCGAGCATTGGGAATCGCTTCTGCGCTCACCCGGTTTCGTGATCGGAGTTTCCGGCGTTTTGCCCAGCGAACCACAGGTCGACTGCTATTCGGTAAACAGGTAGCACCATGACAAGTGAGGATCCATTCGGCCTTTCGGAAGATCAGGGCCGCACGCGCATCCGCCCGCCGGCGGGGGCAATGCCCCCTGTCATTCCCACCGGCGCATTGGCGAGACGCGCGCGATCCCACCCCAACACGCTGATCAACGCTTTCGCCACCTTGCTTGAATTTGCGCCGGAACTCGAGAATGCATTGCCACCTGGCAATCCTGAAGCGCTGCGGACGAGACTGATGGAGGAGCTCGTTTCGGCGCGCGATGCGGCCGTGGCCGCCGGCGCGAGCCTGGCACAGGCAGATGCGGCCGCGTGGGCTGTCGCCTCCCTGCTCGACGATCTGGCGCTCAACACGCCTTGGGGCGGCTCCAGCGCCTGGCCCCGCCAGCCGTTGGTCGTCATGCTCCGCGGCGATGTGGACGCCGGAGCACAGTTCTTCGCCAGGCTGGAGGAGCTGGAGCGCTATCCTGGCCGCGATCGTGAACTGCTGGAGTTGCAATACTTCTGTCTGGCGCTTGGTTTCCGCGGCAAGTATCGGGTGCCAGGACGTGCGGGCGATCGCTCCATCAGCGCCGTTCGCGCTGCAGCGGCTCGCTTCCTGCGGGACGCAGATGCCGAAGGCGCGCCGCTCTCGCCCAGGTGGGAGGGTGTCGCGGCAGCCGACGAGCCTTCCCGCTTTGCAGTTCCGATCTGGGTGCTTGCAGTCGTGGCTGTGGCCCTCGCGACGGCGATTTACGTGCTTCTGTCGATGCGGCTAAGCGCCAGGGCAGAAGAACTTGCCACGCTCGTTCGGGCGCTACCGCCGCCGGAGCGTGCCGAGATCTATCGGCCGGAAAAACGTGCGCCGGCACCGGATGCGCCCCCGGTCGAACCTGTCGTCCTTGAGCTGCTGCCGGAATTCCGTGCCGCCGCACCTGCTGCGCTTCTGCCGGCCTTGAAGGGCAATGAAAACGCCTCTCGGGTCACACTCCTGCTTCAGTCGAGCACTCCGGAGCTTTTCCAGTCTGCCCGGCCCGAATTGACGAAAAGCTTCGAGCCGCTGGTCGCCTCCGTCGCAGCTGTTATCAAGGAGAATGCCGAACTGATCAGAAGTGTCACGATCATCGGACATACTGACAATGTTCCGCTCCAGACCTCTAATCCTCTATCCAACAACCAACGCCTCTCCGAGGCGCGCGCCGCAACGATTGCCGCTTTACTGCGTGCAAGCGGCTTGCCGCCTGAGCGCTTGAAATCGGAAGGACGTGCGGCAACGCAGCCCCTTGCCAGAAACGACACTCGCGAAGGCCGGGCTGCCAACCGCCGCATCGAGCTCCTGATCGAGAAGGGGCTTTGAGATGGCGATCTTCCGTTTCCTCTGGGCTATCCTAACCTCGCGCTGGCTCTGGACCTTCATCGGGCTCGTGTTGCTGTCCCTGATCGTCTGGATCTTCGGCCCGATCGTCAGTGTCGGAGAGAGCGCGCCATTAGCGTCCGAGACGGTGCGATTGGTCATCATAGGCCTTCTCTTCGTTCTGTTTCTCATCTGGTGGATCGCTGTACAACGCCGGGCAATCCGCGCCAATCGCCTTTTCGTTTCCGAAATCGCCCCGCCACCGGAAGCGCCCCCGAGCCCGGCTGAGGAAGGCGTCGCCTCCGTGGGCGCAAAGTTCCGGGAAGTGATGTCGGAGTTGAAACGCCACAAAATCGGCGGCCGAAAGTTTCTCCGGGAGATGCCTTGGTACGTGATCATCGGCCCGCCTGCGACCGGCAAGACAACGGCACTGCGGCAATCTGGACTTAGCTTCCCCATCGACCTCTCCGACGATTTGCATGGCGTGGGCGGGACGCGCAACTGCGACTGGTTCTTTTCCGAAGAGGCGGTGCTGATCGACACCGCCGGCCGCTACGTTCAACAGGAAAGCCAACCCGACGTCGACGCAGCGGAATGGTTGGGCTTCCTCGATCTTCTGAAAAAGCACCGGGGCCGCCGGGCCTTGAACGGCGTCATCGTGGCACTCGCCATCGACACGCTTTTAGAAGGCGACGCGGCCATTCGCGCGCACGGCCGCCAGATCCGCAAACGGCTAACCGAACTTCAGGAACGGCTCGAGATCCGCCTGCCCGTCTACCTGATGCTGACCAAGGCCGATCTCATAAAGGGGTTCGAGACGTTCTTCGGAGGGCTGTCGACGGCCGATCGCGAGCAGGTCTGGGGAGCAACCTTCCCGCCCGGCGCGAGCATCGACGGCAGCGAAGTCACGCGGGAACTTGCAGCATTGGCCGGCGAGCTCGAACGACGCCTCGTTCCCCGTCTGGAAGGCGAAGAAAACCTTACCGCGCGCGCGGAGATATTTCGTTTCCCGGCACAGGTTGCGAGCCTCTCCGAGCCTATTCGCGTGCTGGTCGAAACCGTTTTTGGTGAAAGCCGCTATGCCGAGAGTGCCTGGTTGCGTGGTATCTATTTAACCTCCGCCACTCAGGAAGGCACAGCAATCGACCGGCTGACGGCAGCCCTCGCGTCCTCCTTCGGCCTTCCGGCACAGCCCGCCGCGCCGATGCTGCGGGTTGAGAAGCGCAGCTTCTTCCTGAAGGACCTGCTCACCAAAGTGATCTTCAAGGAGGCGGGTCTCGGCACGTTCGATCCTGCCGCAGAGGAACGGCGTATCTGGATATGGCGCGGCGCTGCAGTGGCCGCCGCGGCATTGGTTGTCGTCGCCGGCCTGGCCTTTACGGTTTCCTATCGGAAAAACAGCGCCGCTCTTTCGGCACAGGCCGAACAGCTGGAGGCCCTGCAGCTTCCGCTCACTCCGGTCGCTGCACGTCAGGCGCCGCTGGAACCGCTCGACCTGGATGTGGCGCTCGAGGCCGCAACCGAAGTATCGAATGCCCGGACCGAGCCGCCAGGCGGGATTGCTGCGTTGATCGGCCCTTCCGCGGCGACCGAGATCAGACAGGCGCAGGAGGACGCCTATCACCGCTCGCTTCGCAACATATTGGAGCCACGCATGGTTGCGCTGCTCGAGGCGACGATGTGGCGTCAGATCCGTGACCCGGAGTTCCTTCTCGGCGCCTTGAAGACGTATCGCATGATGACCGGATTGTCGCCGATGGACCCCGAATTCGCCAAGCAATGGTGGACTGAGCGGCTGCCTGAATTCGCGCCTGCGCCGCCCTTCCGGACCGAGATGGCCGCCGACCATCAACTCGCTGCAATCGACAACATGGCGGCGGACCAAGCCCTTATCCAGCCCGATGAGGCGCTGGTGGGCGAAGCATTGCGGAGCATCTGCTCAATTCCGCTTCCGGTGCGTGCCTATAATGCACTGCTCTCAGATCCGGAGGTCAGAGCGCTTAAGGATTGGATCCCGGCGGACCACGTCGGCCCAAACGGCCTTAAGGTTCTCGCTCGACGCTCGGACAAGACCCTTAGAGTGGGCATCAGCGGCGCCTTCACCTATGACGGCTTTCACAACGGAATTCTTGCACGGCTGGAGGACGTCGCCACTCAGGCTGCGCTCGATCGCTCCGTCTTTGCCGGAGGGTGTTCGGAAAATGCCAGCCCGTCGGTCGCCGCGCTTTCCCAGGACATCCTCAAGCTTTACTACGACGATTATATCGCGAAGTGGGACAGCTTTCTGCGCGACGTAAGGCTCGCGCCGCTGGTAGACCTGCAGACGGCGAGCGAAAACCTCAAGGATCTCTCCAGCGCAGATTCCTCGATGAAGCGACTGCTGAACGCCGTCGTCCAGGAAACCGAACTTACCCGTTCCGAAGATGACGCTGGGGGCAAAGTCCCTCCGGCAGCAGCTTCCAAGCTTTTGTCCAAACTCGGCAAGATCGGCAAGCTTGCCAAAAAGGGCGTGAAGCTGATGCCCGCCCCCGGCTCCAAGGCTGAAGTGGACCTCTCGGGCGTGCTGGTTGCCGAGCATTTCAAACCCATCAAAGCCGCGATCGCCGAGGTCGACGGCCAACCTCCAGCACTCAATGACGCCGTTGCAGCGCTCACTGCGCTCTCGAACATGCTGCAGACGGTATCGGCAAGTCCCGATGCCGAGGATGCAATAAAGAGACAGGGCGGCCTGGCCGAACTCACAGGGGCGGTGGCAAAACAGGCCATATCCCTCCCCGACCCGCTCGACGACTGGCTGGCCGGCATCGCCGGCGACACGAGCGGCCTTACAACGGAAGCGGTCACCTCTGAACTTAACGCCATCTGGCGCGCCGATGTGCTGCCTTTCTGTCAGGCGGCCCTGGCGAACCGCTATCCGTTCATCCCTGACAGCGCAATCGATGTCAACGTGGTCGACTTTGCGCGGGTCTTTGGTCCGGGCGGGCTGATTGACAGCTTCATCAACAATCAGCTGATCAACTACGTCGACATGACGCGTCACCCCTGGAAATGGCGCGCGGACATCCGGCTCGATTCGTCAGCTTTAGCTGCCTTGGAACAGGCCCGGCTGATCCGCGACAGCCTCTTTCCAGGTGGTGCCGGACCGATCCTGACCTTTACGCTCGAGCCCAAGGACCTTTCGCCGACCGTCGGCCGCGTGACGCTGAACGTCGACGGCCAGAGCCTCACCTATTTCAACAACCCAACTCGCCCGCAGCCAATGACGTGGCCGGGCAAGGATGGGACGGGCGTAATTACCCTCGCCTTCCAGCCCCTCGACGGCTCGCCGGAAGTGATGGTCAGCGAGACCGGGAGCTGGGCTTTCCTGCGGATGCTGCGTGCCGGCCGGCTGAGCGGGACCGAACTTCCGGAACTCTACAAGCTGCGGCTTGCCGCACAGGGCCACTACGCCGATTTCGAGCTTCGGGCCGCGAGCGTGGCCAATCCCTACGACCTGAAAATGTTTGCGAGGTTTTCGTGTCCGACGCAACTGTGATCCTGCCAGGCTTCTTCGGAAAACTGCCCGCGATGGGGGATTTCGTCACGCGCGGTCTGACGGCATCCTTCGTTGGCCCATGGGACCGCTGGATCACCCGGCATCTGGTTCACCGATTTTCGGAAGGTTCGGTGTCGGCTCATCTAGCGTTGCGATTTATCCTCGGGCCGGAAGCCTTCGGACCCATGACCGGCGTGGTGATGGCAAGCGCCGACCGCGCGGGTCGGCGGTTTCCGTTGACTATCGCGGCTGTGCCGCCGACCGCCACAACTGAAATCGCCACCCTCGCCACAGACTGGCTCGATGCGCTGGAAGCTGCGGGAAAGTCTGCGCGCGACGGCGAGATGGACAGTGACGGACTGGCTGCCCGCCTTGGATCCCTGCCCTATCCCGCGATCGCGGCGTGCGGCGCCCAAGTCCGGCGCATGACATTGTGGATGGGTGAGTGCGAGGCAGTCGAGGTTGATCCCGGCGCACCTGAAGCAGCGCTGCGCCACCTCTTCCCAGAAGGTCTGGAGGCCGGCTGATGCAGATCTGGAACCAAACCGGCTTTCCGACCGAATTCACGATGGGCATGGACAAAGAGGGCCGCGAGTACATCGTCGTCGTCGTCAAAGGAACCTTCGATTTTCCGGAAACGCCGGGTGGCTCCGTGCGAAAATCATCCGTGCAGGTGCCGCTGGTGATGGCCGACACGCATACAGGTGAGCCCGGGTTTTCGGCCACCCTCTGGGAAACCGACTTCGCCTTCCGAAAGCCGCGTTGCGACGTCATCGCCAACGGCTGTGCCTATGCTCCCGGGGGGCGTCCGGTCGACCGTGTCAGCGTCGGAATCAAGATGGGCAACTGGTCAAAGATCTTCGATGTGGTCGGGCATCGCGAATGGCGCGCCCGCGGACCGCTCTTCGTCGCCACTGCCCCGCAACCGTTCCTGCGTCAACCCTTCTCCTACGACACGGCGTGGGGAGGCACCGACCGCCTCGACCCGGACGACAAGCTGCCCGCAAGCTACCCGCTCAACCCGGTCGGCATCGGCTGGGCGCGCACGCGAAACCAGCATCTGATCCCCGGCCTCCCCCTTCCCCGCACCCAGGCGGTCGGCGAGGAGATCCGCTCGCCCTTCGGCGACTACCGGCCGATGAGCTTCGGACCCTATGGCCGAGGCTGGCCGGGCAGGATCGAATTCGGCGGCACTTACGACCAGAACTGGATCGACAATATCTTCCCGTTCCTGCCGCCGGATTTCGACGACCGTTATTTCCAGATGGCGCCGCCTGACCAGCAGATCGATCCTCCGAAGGGCGGCGAAGAAGTGGTGCTGGTCAACCTTACGCCTGCCGGACGCGAGAGCTTTCGCCTGCCGACCACCAGCCTTCCGATGACGCTGTTCAAGGACCGTGAGAAAGCCTTCGAGAGTGCGATACCGCCCGATACCGTTTTGTTTGATCCGGAGAACCGGCGCTTTTCGCTGGTCTGGCGTGTGTCTCAGCGCATCCACCGGACGATCCTCGACTTCAGCGAATGCTGGGTCGGACATCCAACCGAATCCATGCAGAGGGCTCGCGCGACGGGCCGCGCCTTTGTGCGCGCAAACGGCGCGCTTTTGCCGGAAGACGAGGAAGAAGAGGCATGAACACGCCAATCGACATCGTCTCGATCGGCATGGTGACGGCCGTCGGTCTCGATGCGCCCTCTACATGCGCGGCAATGCGCGCCAAGCTCGACGGCTTCCAGGAAACGCGCTTCGTCGGATCGGGCGGAGAGTGGATCATCGGCGCGCCGGTGCCGCTGCCGCGCAACTGGATCGGCAAGAAGCGGCTGGCGCATCTGGCCGCGGGCGCGATATGCGAGGCATTCGAGGCGGTTCCCGATGCGCGCGGCCAGGCGGCGCTGATCCTGTGCCTCGCAGAGCACGACCGTCCGGGGCGGCCCGTCCACGACGATGCCGACCTGCTCCGGCGCATCGCCGAGATCGTCGAGGTTGAGCCGCACGCCCGCTCGCGCATTGTCGCGTACGGACGGCCCTCAGGACACGTAGCGCTCGACCAGGCACGCAGGCTGATTGTATCCGGCGAAGCCCCCTATGTGATGATCGCTGGGGTCGACACCTACCTGACGTCCCCGGCTGTCGGCCACTATGTTTCCCAGAAGAGGATCCTGACCCCCGACAATCCCAACGGCTTCATTCCCGGCGAGGCTGCGGCGGCGGTGCTCTGCGCGCAAATGGGCAATAGCGGCCTGCGGCTCTACGGGCTAGGTCTGACGCGGGAGCGAGCTTCAATCTACAATGCGGAAGACCTTCCGTTGCGCGGCGATGGCATGATGAATGCCTATAGCCTCGCGCTGGGTGAAGCCGGCATCGAGATGAACCGGCT
This Rhizobium sullae DNA region includes the following protein-coding sequences:
- the icmH gene encoding type IVB secretion system protein IcmH/DotU, with the protein product MTSEDPFGLSEDQGRTRIRPPAGAMPPVIPTGALARRARSHPNTLINAFATLLEFAPELENALPPGNPEALRTRLMEELVSARDAAVAAGASLAQADAAAWAVASLLDDLALNTPWGGSSAWPRQPLVVMLRGDVDAGAQFFARLEELERYPGRDRELLELQYFCLALGFRGKYRVPGRAGDRSISAVRAAAARFLRDADAEGAPLSPRWEGVAAADEPSRFAVPIWVLAVVAVALATAIYVLLSMRLSARAEELATLVRALPPPERAEIYRPEKRAPAPDAPPVEPVVLELLPEFRAAAPAALLPALKGNENASRVTLLLQSSTPELFQSARPELTKSFEPLVASVAAVIKENAELIRSVTIIGHTDNVPLQTSNPLSNNQRLSEARAATIAALLRASGLPPERLKSEGRAATQPLARNDTREGRAANRRIELLIEKGL
- the tssK gene encoding type VI secretion system baseplate subunit TssK; this translates as MTDINKVLWSEGLFLRTQHFQQQDRYTEALVRGALQAGRLQTFGFRSLTLDAAQLEAGRVAVTSARGIFPDGTPFAIPETMDAPTPLTITGDMGAGAVQLALPLEPPGGASFDPAHREPTGARFRGRIEWIRDAVHGGADPEEIEIARPQALLLSPAQATGGYTAMPVTNVTGLLSDGSVALSENFLPPALATGAVPFYGQLLQEVITGLDRIAEAHGKMVLGGPGRSVENLLVLDLANSARPRLAHMLPQEVFHPAELFLELSGLAGRMATYGSGSRRLSELPTYEHMAPGPAFAALADTLRSLILSLRYVEPKSRALPVLKHATNVWKVRVDNPELLTASRIVVRVGCDMSDEALRQIFVNQVTVGAADEFEALWKSRLPGIRLKPLHSQPREIPYDGDRLCLELDQRSEHWESLLRSPGFVIGVSGVLPSEPQVDCYSVNR
- the tagF gene encoding type VI secretion system-associated protein TagF — its product is MSDATVILPGFFGKLPAMGDFVTRGLTASFVGPWDRWITRHLVHRFSEGSVSAHLALRFILGPEAFGPMTGVVMASADRAGRRFPLTIAAVPPTATTEIATLATDWLDALEAAGKSARDGEMDSDGLAARLGSLPYPAIAACGAQVRRMTLWMGECEAVEVDPGAPEAALRHLFPEGLEAG
- a CDS encoding beta-ketoacyl synthase N-terminal-like domain-containing protein, translated to MNTPIDIVSIGMVTAVGLDAPSTCAAMRAKLDGFQETRFVGSGGEWIIGAPVPLPRNWIGKKRLAHLAAGAICEAFEAVPDARGQAALILCLAEHDRPGRPVHDDADLLRRIAEIVEVEPHARSRIVAYGRPSGHVALDQARRLIVSGEAPYVMIAGVDTYLTSPAVGHYVSQKRILTPDNPNGFIPGEAAAAVLCAQMGNSGLRLYGLGLTRERASIYNAEDLPLRGDGMMNAYSLALGEAGIEMNRLGYRISDLIGEQYWFKQTALASLRLLRGRHEFQDLWSPAESLGNIGAASVPMMVGMAWTAARKGYAAGTPVLIEAANDAGACGAALLGDRMTQ
- the tssJ gene encoding type VI secretion system lipoprotein TssJ → MLNRRDFLMVIGATGALSACMGGPPKSSTVTVTATGQAGMNAAAGGGERPVTLLVLRLKDVGKFNSADIFALQSDPAGALGADLVGSEQMTVAPGASASKTVAFPPEATFLGLVALFREPGGRTWRRSVPIRSESTVTANVVLSRGGMALALA
- the tssM gene encoding type VI secretion system membrane subunit TssM, with protein sequence MAIFRFLWAILTSRWLWTFIGLVLLSLIVWIFGPIVSVGESAPLASETVRLVIIGLLFVLFLIWWIAVQRRAIRANRLFVSEIAPPPEAPPSPAEEGVASVGAKFREVMSELKRHKIGGRKFLREMPWYVIIGPPATGKTTALRQSGLSFPIDLSDDLHGVGGTRNCDWFFSEEAVLIDTAGRYVQQESQPDVDAAEWLGFLDLLKKHRGRRALNGVIVALAIDTLLEGDAAIRAHGRQIRKRLTELQERLEIRLPVYLMLTKADLIKGFETFFGGLSTADREQVWGATFPPGASIDGSEVTRELAALAGELERRLVPRLEGEENLTARAEIFRFPAQVASLSEPIRVLVETVFGESRYAESAWLRGIYLTSATQEGTAIDRLTAALASSFGLPAQPAAPMLRVEKRSFFLKDLLTKVIFKEAGLGTFDPAAEERRIWIWRGAAVAAAALVVVAGLAFTVSYRKNSAALSAQAEQLEALQLPLTPVAARQAPLEPLDLDVALEAATEVSNARTEPPGGIAALIGPSAATEIRQAQEDAYHRSLRNILEPRMVALLEATMWRQIRDPEFLLGALKTYRMMTGLSPMDPEFAKQWWTERLPEFAPAPPFRTEMAADHQLAAIDNMAADQALIQPDEALVGEALRSICSIPLPVRAYNALLSDPEVRALKDWIPADHVGPNGLKVLARRSDKTLRVGISGAFTYDGFHNGILARLEDVATQAALDRSVFAGGCSENASPSVAALSQDILKLYYDDYIAKWDSFLRDVRLAPLVDLQTASENLKDLSSADSSMKRLLNAVVQETELTRSEDDAGGKVPPAAASKLLSKLGKIGKLAKKGVKLMPAPGSKAEVDLSGVLVAEHFKPIKAAIAEVDGQPPALNDAVAALTALSNMLQTVSASPDAEDAIKRQGGLAELTGAVAKQAISLPDPLDDWLAGIAGDTSGLTTEAVTSELNAIWRADVLPFCQAALANRYPFIPDSAIDVNVVDFARVFGPGGLIDSFINNQLINYVDMTRHPWKWRADIRLDSSALAALEQARLIRDSLFPGGAGPILTFTLEPKDLSPTVGRVTLNVDGQSLTYFNNPTRPQPMTWPGKDGTGVITLAFQPLDGSPEVMVSETGSWAFLRMLRAGRLSGTELPELYKLRLAAQGHYADFELRAASVANPYDLKMFARFSCPTQL
- a CDS encoding DUF2169 family type VI secretion system accessory protein gives rise to the protein MQIWNQTGFPTEFTMGMDKEGREYIVVVVKGTFDFPETPGGSVRKSSVQVPLVMADTHTGEPGFSATLWETDFAFRKPRCDVIANGCAYAPGGRPVDRVSVGIKMGNWSKIFDVVGHREWRARGPLFVATAPQPFLRQPFSYDTAWGGTDRLDPDDKLPASYPLNPVGIGWARTRNQHLIPGLPLPRTQAVGEEIRSPFGDYRPMSFGPYGRGWPGRIEFGGTYDQNWIDNIFPFLPPDFDDRYFQMAPPDQQIDPPKGGEEVVLVNLTPAGRESFRLPTTSLPMTLFKDREKAFESAIPPDTVLFDPENRRFSLVWRVSQRIHRTILDFSECWVGHPTESMQRARATGRAFVRANGALLPEDEEEEA